The DNA region AACCTCTTCGTACCATTGTTGCACTAACACCTTGATTTGTAAGTTTACTACTCTAACAAATAATATGAGAATCTTGAACCACAAGGGCCAAAAAGCTGTGTGTTACAATGTAAATTGAAGCAATCAATTGCCTCCACCACCAAGGGCTCTTCTGTACTCATCGGGCCTTACTCTCAAACCCGACTATGCCGTCGAACCTCCCACTACACACTTCAGCTATTACAGGGTGCTCCGCATAACCGAGGAAAATATGACATAGATAGACTGAACCTGGAGAACGGATACAACGGACCGACGCCCGACTATCCGAGACAAGTTGCGGGCGGGGTAGATGCACCGCCTGCAGTTGTGTTACTTGGCATCACTATGCTATTGGTGCTACTTTGAGACACATGAACAGTCCAAACGATAAATAGATGGCAAATCCTACATTCTGCATTTGGAACCTGTTTCCACTCCTTACTCCCGAACCCCTCAAACTACAGAACGCGTGGTTCACCATGGGGAAATTTGCAAACCCAGCCGCCAAGCTCTCCTTCGAACACGAGTTCGTTCAAATCATTGACGGCAAACCAAGTGCTACTGAGCGAACTCGTCATGGCGTCAACCCTGCAAACCTCGAGCAGAAGCCGGAAGTTCCAGTAGCTTCAAGCAATGATGTGGACcgggccgtcgccgctgcccAAGTCGCGTTCAAGAGCTGGTCGAAGGTACCTTACAGCGAAAGACGGAAAGCTATATTGGCATATGCAGACGCCATTGACGAACTGAGGAGCCAATTCCGGGACCTTCTCATATCGGAACAAGGCAAGCCAGTAAGATCTTGAACACCTTATCACGTATCGGCTTCATGTATGCTTACATGTTACACATCAGATTCCCCAGGCAGACGTGGAGACCGATTGTGCAATCAGCTGGATCAGAGGCATGGCCGATATTCAGCTGCCTGAAGATGTGGTTGAAGACAACGAGACTCGTACCATCATCACGAGATACACCCCACTCGGTGTTGTTGGCGCCATCATCCCTTGGAACTTCCCACTTCTACTGGCCACCGGGAAGATTGCGCCAGCCCTACTCACAGGGAACGTAATCATCGTCAAGCCATCGTTAGTTTACAACCAAACACTCAACTCACTGTGATTGCATCAAATATTCTGACATTTCAGTCCTTTCACACCTTATTGTGGACTCAAGCTCGTGGAGCTGGCCCAGCAGTTCTTCCCGCCGGGCGTGGTCCAGTCCTTGAgcggcgatgacgacctTGGCCCATGGCTCACTAGCCACCCGGGAATTGATAAGATCAGTTTCACCGGCTCCACGACGACTGGAAAGCTAGTCATGCAGAGTGCGAGCAAGACTCTGAAACGAGTGACCCTTGAGCTGTAAGCCTCAGCAGTCTATAATTTTACTCTGACGTTCGATGGATATTGACCCGAGAAAAGCGGCGGAAATGACCCGGCGATTGTCTTTCctgatgtcgatgtcgacaaGGTTGCCGAAAAGGTAGTTAAGTCCTACACCTCGATTGATCGAATTGATGTTGAACGGACATTTTTAGGTGGCTTTCTTCGCCTTTTTGAATTCCGGCCAGGTAAGCAGTCTCCAGCAGCACCTACATGTCGAAGCCAAGTGTAATGGGGCACGAACTGACGTTTTGTAGATCTGTCTGAACCTGAAGCGAATCTACGTCCACGAAGCAATCTTTGACCAGTTCAAAGAGTCGTTGGTCAAGCACGTCAAAGGCTATAACCTCGGAGATGGCTCCCAACAGGGTGTCACGCACGGCCCGCTCCAGAACTCCATGCAGTACGAAAGAGTCAAGACTTTCTTCAGCGATATCAAATCTCAAGGCTGGAAAGTAGCGGTCGGGGGAGATATCAACACGTCTCAGGGGTATTTCATCACCCCGACAATCATCGACCGCCCTCCCGAGAAGTCCCGTATTGTGGTTGAGGAACCCTTCGGTGCGTTCCACTATTGTGACCCTGCTATATTTTGTCTTTGTTTTGTGGAGGGCATCTGCTTATTGCTCGTGACTTTTTCTCAGGACCCATCgttcctctcctctcttggaaagatgaggatgaggtTATCGACCGTGCAAACGACACTGCCATGGGATTGGGTGCGTCGGTCTGGACGAACGACCTAGAGAAGGCGGCTCGAATCGCCAAACAGATACAGGCTGGCAATGTGTGGATCAACACCCATTTTGATCTATCTCCCTTGGCGCCTTTTGCTGGTCACAAAGAGAGTGGAATTGGGGTAGAATGGGGTGCGAATGGCCTGAAGGGATTTTGCAACGTGCAAACTTTGTTCTTGAACAAGCATATCGTGAGCTGATGAGCCTTGTGTCGTTATCAGCTGGGGACATTTGCCCCCAGTCGTTTTTTTATACAGCAAAAGAATGACCAGGTTGCAGAGTCATGTCTCCAAACAGgggtctttttttcttcttcgttttGTCCAATTTTCCAGCTCGTGGCTTGGACCTCTCAAGACTGCCAGGACGGACAGCTTTATGGACCTGAACCTGAACGGAGCACTTCCATCTGTGATCAGCAGAGTAGGTCTATCCGTCTGAGCATATCTGTCCCGTCTTCAGCTCTCGGATCATGCGGATTAGTGAACGAGCCACAAAGCCCGTCCGTGTGCAGTCTTCGTAAGCTACAGCAAGATTGTTCGATAAGAGGATGAACGCTTAGAAATCCGTTGTCTGGAGAGTTCCGAATAGGTTCAGTAATCAGCGGGAACTGCTGCGGTGTAATTAAACACGCCGACTACCGCTTGATTTTGGAAGGATTTGTTTTCATTGCCAAAGGCGAGACATATAAAGCAAACATTTTGGAGCTTTCCTGAGGATTATTGACACAAAGAATCAGCTCTACTCAGAGATCATTTGTCAACCTCTTAAATCGCTGTGAATAATACTACTATGGCTTCGTACCTTGTCACCGGAGCATCGCGAGGACTTGGTGTAGGTGATCAACAACACTGAGCAACTTTGGCTATCCAAATACTGACCCGGTATTTAACCAGTTCGAGTTCCTTCGTCAACTATCCGAGAACCCAGCGAACACAGTAATTGGGCTTGTTCGTGACCTGCAGAGCACTAAGGAAAAGGTGTCCAAGGAGCTGAAGCGGGACAACATCCACATCTTGCAAGCAGATCTCAACAACTACGAAGCAATCAAGGTATCAGTTGCTATGAAAGCAACTACTAGGATTTTTTACTAACTTTGATTGCTTAGAATGCCGTTGCGGATGTCTCAAAGATAACCGGCGGTAGTCTCGATTGTCTCGTCGCGAATGCGGCGTTTATATCCACGTGGTCGTCATATGACGGCATTGGTGTCTTGTAAGTCTTTTTTCTGTTTCAAGCTCAGCTGTTGGATAAAATAGTTAATTTCGCCTTCTCAACAACAGAGGCAGCGACCCCAAGCGACTGGACGAAGACCTTCTTGGTTCATTCAAGACAAACGTCGTCGGCAACGTGCATCTATTCAACCTGTTCATGCCACTGGTTCAGCAGGGAACTCTAAAGAAGATCGTCACGGTTTCTTCAGGAATGTCTGATCTGGACTTCATTTCAAAGTCCGGCATCGAGGTCGCGGCGCCTTATTCCATAAGCAAGGCTGCGATGAACACAGCGGTAGCCAAATTCAGCGCTCAGTATGCTCAAGATGGAATTCTTTTCTTTAGCATCTCTCCCGGTGTGATAGACACCGGGCTTTACGACAACGGTAAGTGGACCCCTAGTAAACGGCATGTGCATGTCTAATGATCAAGCAGCTACGGATGAGGAAAAGCAGCGAGGAATGGCAATTCTCGTCAAAATGGCAAAGTATGCGCCGCACTTCACCGGTCCATCAACCGCAGAGTCATCTGTCAAGAGTATGCTTTCAGTGATTGAGAAGGCGAGTGTCGAGGGGGGATACGGCGGCTCTTTTATTTCGCATCATGGAAACAAGGAGTGGCTTTGAGTGAGAGGTTCGTCAATTGACAGCAAGCCATCTCAGCTATGAGGCATCAAACGTAAAGAAGCAGACAGGAAGCAGTCTGGGAAGATGCAATTGAGAGCCCTATGATTTCAAAGGAAAATGTTCGGGGACACAAGTACCGTATTGTGGTAAACTAGTCATGACGTGACAATGACTCCTAGAGTTTTATGCAACATAGTCAGAAATGAAGGTTCCTGTTCCAGTCCATAAGCCCATAATCCGATTGAACGACAAGGTTTCTACAAGAAAATAGTTATCTCATCGGGTCTCTGGAAACACAGAACTTCCTGGTGTGTGAAGCCCAAAGAACAACATCTCAAACACGGCTCTCGTGGCCGCATCAGGTCTCTGCGCTCCGGATCCTAGCTGAAGCCATAAATCATTTCTGACGAAGACGAACATGGACCGGCATGCCGTCCTTGGGATGCCCAATCCCATCCCCTGCCACGTATAATCGCTGACCTCTAACAATGTCCTTCCGGCCCTTGGTACTCCT from Colletotrichum higginsianum IMI 349063 chromosome 4, whole genome shotgun sequence includes:
- a CDS encoding aldehyde dehydrogenase; translation: MANPTFCIWNLFPLLTPEPLKLQNAWFTMGKFANPAAKLSFEHEFVQIIDGKPSATERTRHGVNPANLEQKPEVPVASSNDVDRAVAAAQVAFKSWSKVPYSERRKAILAYADAIDELRSQFRDLLISEQGKPIPQADVETDCAISWIRGMADIQLPEDVVEDNETRTIITRYTPLGVVGAIIPWNFPLLLATGKIAPALLTGNVIIVKPSPFTPYCGLKLVELAQQFFPPGVVQSLSGDDDLGPWLTSHPGIDKISFTGSTTTGKLVMQSASKTLKRVTLELGGNDPAIVFPDVDVDKVAEKVAFFAFLNSGQICLNLKRIYVHEAIFDQFKESLVKHVKGYNLGDGSQQGVTHGPLQNSMQYERVKTFFSDIKSQGWKVAVGGDINTSQGYFITPTIIDRPPEKSRIVVEEPFGPIVPLLSWKDEDEVIDRANDTAMGLGASVWTNDLEKAARIAKQIQAGNVWINTHFDLSPLAPFAGHKESGIGVEWGANGLKGFCNVQTLFLNKHIVS
- a CDS encoding Short-chain dehydrogenase — its product is MASYLVTGASRGLGFEFLRQLSENPANTVIGLVRDLQSTKEKVSKELKRDNIHILQADLNNYEAIKNAVADVSKITGGSLDCLVANAAFISTWSSYDGIGVLGSDPKRLDEDLLGSFKTNVVGNVHLFNLFMPLVQQGTLKKIVTVSSGMSDLDFISKSGIEVAAPYSISKAAMNTAVAKFSAQYAQDGILFFSISPGVIDTGLYDNATDEEKQRGMAILVKMAKYAPHFTGPSTAESSVKSMLSVIEKASVEGGYGGSFISHHGNKEWL